The following are encoded in a window of Natrononativus amylolyticus genomic DNA:
- a CDS encoding nucleotidyltransferase domain-containing protein — protein MDSKTIQTGAALELPVPVPASGLFSHRCTGDVLAVLVDNPQTSFGIRDLGRATDHPHRSISAAVDDLEAVGFVEIEHTGRKKLVSIDRRRLTKPEDPIIQIPQPEFHAPVRELQTRLTDQLDLHGSVLFGSVARGEADRRSDIDCFVLVDGPQASAQRTADEITAELNDNPFDGDRYKFHVLAESVESAHRYGERLREIFATGLTLTGSEALTQLKEEVLTNG, from the coding sequence ATGGACAGTAAAACTATCCAGACAGGCGCCGCACTCGAGCTGCCAGTTCCGGTGCCGGCCAGCGGCCTTTTCAGTCATCGCTGCACCGGGGACGTTCTCGCAGTCCTCGTCGACAACCCCCAGACGTCGTTTGGGATCCGTGATCTGGGTCGGGCGACGGACCATCCCCACCGAAGCATCTCCGCAGCAGTTGACGACCTCGAGGCAGTGGGGTTCGTCGAGATCGAACACACGGGACGGAAAAAGCTCGTGAGTATCGATCGACGCCGACTCACCAAGCCCGAGGATCCGATCATCCAGATTCCCCAACCCGAGTTTCACGCACCTGTTCGCGAACTCCAGACGAGACTGACCGACCAGCTCGATCTCCATGGGAGCGTCCTCTTTGGCAGCGTTGCACGCGGCGAGGCCGACCGACGGAGCGATATCGACTGTTTCGTTCTCGTCGACGGGCCACAGGCGTCGGCCCAGCGAACCGCCGACGAGATCACGGCCGAGTTAAACGACAACCCCTTCGACGGTGACCGCTACAAGTTCCACGTACTCGCCGAATCCGTCGAGAGCGCACACCGATACGGGGAGCGATTGCGCGAAATTTTCGCCACCGGGCTGACGCTCACCGGCTCCGAGGCGCTCACACAACTCAAAGAGGAGGTGTTGACGAATGGATAG
- a CDS encoding LeuA family protein produces MQLLDATVREGAQRSSVTYSVEQKVAVAEALDDLGVSFIQLGFPIVGDETAEAAARLDTEAQLTGIARAVEGDIDAAAAADLDVIEVSAPTSRLQRERLLGATKAELKETVVDALEYAAETGLEVHFGAMDGFRTEPAFLADLARLVTPYTDWVTVADTVGSCLPERVTETLDALEAVDGEFEIGVHFHDDLGLATANALLAARRGVGKVDVTVGGVGERAGNTPLEELVIAAELAGDVPLDVEPARVIPAATQILDELDEPVSSGKPVIGAGVFEHESGMHTAAMLDEPATFEPFEPARFGGDRRLLFGSASGRGAARRLLERAGVDPTPERIEAVLTELHATETALELEEAVRLAERVVETDS; encoded by the coding sequence ATGCAGCTACTCGATGCGACCGTCCGCGAGGGGGCCCAGCGCTCGTCGGTCACGTACTCGGTCGAGCAGAAAGTCGCCGTCGCAGAGGCACTCGACGACCTCGGCGTCTCGTTCATCCAACTGGGGTTTCCGATTGTGGGTGACGAGACCGCGGAGGCGGCGGCTCGACTGGACACCGAGGCACAACTCACCGGCATCGCACGAGCCGTCGAGGGGGACATCGACGCCGCCGCCGCCGCCGACCTCGACGTGATCGAGGTGAGTGCCCCGACCAGCCGCCTCCAGCGAGAGCGGCTTCTCGGAGCGACGAAGGCGGAGCTGAAAGAAACGGTCGTCGACGCACTCGAGTATGCGGCCGAGACGGGCCTGGAGGTCCACTTCGGAGCGATGGACGGCTTCCGGACCGAACCGGCGTTCCTCGCCGACCTCGCGCGGCTCGTTACGCCGTACACCGACTGGGTTACGGTCGCAGACACCGTCGGCAGCTGTCTCCCCGAGCGGGTAACCGAAACGCTCGACGCCCTCGAGGCAGTCGACGGCGAGTTCGAAATCGGAGTCCACTTCCACGACGACCTCGGGTTGGCGACGGCGAACGCGTTGCTGGCGGCCCGGCGGGGGGTCGGCAAGGTCGACGTCACGGTCGGCGGGGTCGGCGAACGGGCCGGCAACACCCCGCTCGAGGAGCTGGTCATCGCCGCCGAGCTCGCGGGCGATGTCCCCCTCGATGTCGAGCCCGCGCGCGTGATCCCGGCTGCGACACAGATCCTCGACGAACTCGACGAACCCGTTTCGAGCGGGAAACCGGTGATCGGGGCGGGCGTGTTCGAACACGAATCCGGGATGCATACGGCCGCGATGCTCGACGAGCCGGCGACCTTCGAGCCGTTCGAGCCGGCGCGATTCGGGGGCGACCGCCGGCTGCTGTTCGGCTCTGCGAGCGGCCGCGGTGCCGCGCGGCGCCTCCTCGAGCGGGCGGGCGTCGACCCCACGCCGGAACGAATCGAGGCGGTGCTCACCGAGTTGCACGCCACGGAGACCGCTCTCGAACTCGAGGAGGCGGTTCGTCTCGCAGAACGCGTCGTCGAGACCGACTCGTAG
- a CDS encoding tripartite tricarboxylate transporter permease has product MISSVAVIGLISEALLEAIGLIARPETLMWIVVGICLGIVVGALPGLGPPLGMAILLPLTLPLSGTDAIIFLVSIYSGSMYGGSIAAILVNVPGTPASAATTFDGYPLSKSGRAMDALTMSASASAFAGLFTVVLLILLSPVLIGVVLSFGSPEYFLVAILGLSMITIVSQGSIVKGFAAGAFGLLLTTIGIAPMTPELRYTFGQTALYDGLSFIAVMLGLFAIAEMLNLAAKPGGITDTEFELSGNMFSGVRSTLSRPVLVFKSGFLGMAIGAIPGSGAAVSNFVAYAEAIRSSATPELFGEGNAEGVIAAEASNNGTVGGSLIPTLSFGIPGSGSTAVLLGGLLMHGLRPGPDLFSSQLAITYSIFLALLIGNLLILGLGVVFVVRLSYITRVDTNVIIPIIVVFSVVGGLAVRNNWADVATLLVLGVIGYYMYKHDYSIIALVLGVVLGPIAEENFHRSLALSDGSFLIFVTRPISILLVVLTLAVLLGPLVKAYRTSGSSA; this is encoded by the coding sequence ATGATCTCGTCGGTCGCGGTTATCGGTCTCATCTCCGAAGCGCTCCTCGAGGCGATCGGCCTCATCGCCCGCCCCGAGACACTGATGTGGATCGTCGTCGGGATCTGTCTGGGAATCGTCGTCGGCGCACTGCCCGGGCTGGGACCGCCGCTCGGGATGGCGATCTTACTGCCGTTGACGCTGCCGCTGTCGGGCACGGATGCGATCATCTTCCTCGTGAGCATCTACAGCGGCTCGATGTACGGTGGAAGCATCGCTGCGATCCTGGTCAACGTTCCCGGGACGCCCGCGTCGGCGGCGACGACGTTCGACGGCTATCCCCTCTCGAAATCGGGGCGGGCGATGGACGCCCTGACGATGTCGGCATCCGCCTCCGCGTTTGCGGGACTGTTCACCGTCGTGCTCTTGATTCTGCTCTCGCCGGTGTTGATCGGCGTTGTCCTCTCGTTTGGCTCGCCCGAGTATTTCCTGGTGGCGATCCTCGGCCTGTCGATGATCACCATCGTCTCACAGGGCTCGATCGTCAAAGGGTTCGCCGCCGGCGCGTTCGGCCTGTTGTTGACGACGATCGGCATCGCCCCGATGACGCCGGAGCTCAGGTATACGTTCGGTCAGACCGCGCTGTACGACGGCCTCTCGTTCATCGCGGTGATGCTCGGTCTCTTTGCCATCGCAGAGATGCTCAACCTCGCGGCGAAACCGGGTGGGATCACCGACACCGAGTTCGAACTCAGCGGCAACATGTTCTCGGGTGTCCGCTCGACGCTCAGCAGACCGGTCCTGGTGTTCAAATCGGGGTTTCTCGGGATGGCGATCGGGGCGATCCCCGGCTCGGGTGCGGCCGTCTCGAACTTCGTAGCCTACGCCGAGGCGATCCGCAGCTCTGCGACACCCGAGCTGTTCGGGGAGGGTAACGCCGAGGGCGTGATCGCCGCAGAGGCCTCGAACAACGGCACCGTCGGCGGCTCGCTGATCCCGACGCTGTCGTTCGGCATCCCCGGCAGCGGATCGACGGCCGTGCTCCTCGGTGGCCTGTTGATGCACGGACTTCGCCCCGGTCCCGACCTGTTCAGCTCACAACTGGCGATCACCTACAGCATCTTTCTCGCGTTACTCATCGGCAATCTTCTGATCCTCGGGCTCGGCGTCGTCTTCGTCGTGCGACTGAGCTACATCACCCGCGTCGATACCAACGTGATCATCCCGATCATCGTCGTGTTCTCGGTCGTCGGCGGTCTCGCCGTCCGCAACAACTGGGCTGACGTCGCAACCCTGCTCGTCCTCGGGGTGATTGGCTACTATATGTACAAACACGACTATTCGATCATCGCCCTCGTGTTGGGCGTCGTCTTGGGGCCGATCGCCGAGGAGAACTTCCACCGCTCGCTCGCCCTCTCGGATGGCTCGTTTCTGATCTTCGTTACCCGCCCCATCTCGATTCTGCTGGTGGTGCTGACGCTGGCGGTGCTGTTGGGTCCCCTGGTGAAAGCCTATCGGACCAGCGGCTCGAGCGCCTGA